In a genomic window of Trachemys scripta elegans isolate TJP31775 chromosome 12, CAS_Tse_1.0, whole genome shotgun sequence:
- the RAD21L1 gene encoding double-strand-break repair protein rad21-like protein 1, with the protein MFYMHLFMNKRGPLAKIWLAAHWEKKLTKTHIFECNLETTIEKIISPKVKIALRTSGHLLLGVVRIYHRKAKYLLADCSEALVKMKMAFRPGLVDLPEESFEAAYNSITLPEEFPDFDTQLPDLNAIDVAEHFTLNQSRPEDITLPEDYRMTVLPSDGNFGEETEILRGHSFFNDGILMSTNSLLPDHSSVSTTGDKSILRDDTHEFKLDGFGDEDVPGDMIENLLKTEQNSLIYEILDMEEEVPLSQELPDDNAVVNFSYVGSMHPEESHQMSETTLLTNEKEGFTLEPVDATVVIGRRSFRRKRKLLVDVVKELSSSTIYKQLSNCMDTLTMLDLAPPTRKLMMWKKSGGVDKLLSRTTQPLINAELQMLFANCFKYHGFKTGRKGIQTESETEETRRERETTEMLIREESSYLQESAHTETERTITDDSFVLALQNGRNEDANNIDEAIEMVRNDQDSEERRWSKRTLRILNTLRYINKSGVSSVSFLELCKNNDRKQVSAKFYSFLVLKKQLAIELTQCAPYADIIATVGTKFHTI; encoded by the exons ATGTTCTATATGCATTTGTTTATGAACAAGCGTGGGCCATTGGCCAAAATATGGCTCGCCGCTCACTGGGAGAAGAAGCTCACAAAAACTCACATATTTGAATGCAATTTGGAGACTACTATTGAAAAGATCATTTCACCAAAG gttaaaATTGCTCTGCGCACCTCAGGACACTTGCTTTTGGGAGTGGTGCGAATCTATCATAGGAAGGCAAAGTACCTCTTGGCAGACTGCAGTGAAGCTCTAGTGAAAATGAAGATGGCCTTTCGTCCAG gACTTGTTGATCTTCCAGAAGAGAGCTTTGAAGCTGCTTATAATTCCATTACATTGCCTGAAGAATTTCCTGATTTTGACACACAGCTACCTGACTTGAA TGCCATTGATGTTGCTGAACACTTTACTTTGAATCAGAGCAGACCTGAAGACATCACACTTCCAGAAGATTACAGAATGACTGTGCTTCCCAGTGATGGGAATTTTG GTGAGGAGACTGAAATACTAAGAGGACATAGCTTCTTCAATGATGGCATATTAATGAGTACTAATAGTCTCTTGCCTGATCACAGCTCAGTGAGCACCACTGGAGACAAATCTATACTACGTGACGACACACATGAATTCAAACTCGATGGTTTTGGAGACGAAGATGTTCCTGGGGATATGATTG aaaatCTGCTGAAGACTGAGCAAAATAGCCTAATTTATGAGATTCTTGATATGGAGGAAGAAGTTCCTTTGTCACAGGAACTTCCTGATGATAATGCAGTGG TGAATTTCAGCTATGTAGGGTCTATGCATCCAGAAGAAAGCCACCAGATGAGTGAAACTACGCTGTTGACAAATGAAAAAGAAGGATTTACACTTGAGCCCGTTGATGCTACAG TTGTCATAGGGAGAAGGAGCTttagaagaaagaggaagttgcTTGTTGATGTAGTGAAGGAGCTCAGCAGCAGCACTATTTACAAACAGCTTAGCAACTGCATGGATACTCTTACTATGTTGGATCTTGCACCCCCTACAAGAAAGTTGATGATGTGGAAGAAGTCAGGAGGAGTGGATAAACTTCTGTCCCGTACTACACAGCCTTTGATTAATGCTGAGCTACAAATG ttgtttgcaaattgctttaaGTATCATGGCTTTAAGACTGGAAGAAAAGGTATACAGACAGAGTCTGAAACTGAAGAAACAagacgagagagagagactacag AGATGTTGATAAGAGAAGAGTCAAGTTACCTGCAAGAGTCAGCTCATACAGAAACGGAGAGAACTATTACTGACGATTCATTTGTGTTGGCATTACAGAATGGCAGAAATGAGGATGCTAATAACATTGATGAGGCTATA GAGATGGTGAGGAATGATCAAGACAGTGAAGAAAGAAGGTGGAGCAAAAGAACTCTTCGAATATTGAACACTTTACGG TACATCAACAAATCAGGAGTGAGTTCTGTCAGTTTTCTGGAGCTCTGTAAGAACAATGACCGGAAACAAGTTTCAGCCAAGTTTTACAGCTTCCTTGTTCTAAAGAAACAGCTGGCTATTGAGCTTACACAGTGTGCTCCCTATGCTGATATTATAGCGACTGTGGGTACAAAGTTCCATACTATCTGA